A portion of the Hoplias malabaricus isolate fHopMal1 chromosome 1, fHopMal1.hap1, whole genome shotgun sequence genome contains these proteins:
- the LOC136695372 gene encoding adenosine receptor A3 — MQRMATLYAVLMIGSSLCSVCGNALLLLVLLLNRSLQTETWTLTLSFSVCDLALGLSTIPFGAHNSIFQTQGHSSTSPLCQGSAFFFLLLQLASIHSLTWATVDKFTEICFALNYANIFTAHRTRVILAIIWIYSLLTAALPLLGFGNYGYSSSSFLCAPSFKPSTTGFNMLFIVLGIIAPILAMCSMYGYIVFVARNQVQRGTFACNEQHCFYVPANNYFKSSIVMVTTIVCLLICWLPYITICFYETLTGRESPHPASAIATWLVLFTSALNPWIISMTQSRYRAALQRSVKKIRQMLARTHKNPLPKCPTTQTSSKTHSCQSSAPQIHIEPFHEPTGS, encoded by the exons ATGCAGAGGATGGCCACGTTGTACGCTGTGCTGATGATTGGGTCTAGCCTCTGCTCCGTGTGTGGAAATGCTTTACTTCTCCTTGTACTGCTGCTGAACAGGAGCCTACAGACAGAAACCTGGACTCTGACATTGAGCTTTAGTGTGTGTGATCTGGCTCTGGGCCTGTCCACCATCCCCTTCGGGGCTCATAACAGCATTTTCCAGACACAGGGACACTCCAGTACCAGCCCACTGTGTCAGGGCAGTGCTTTCTTCTTCCTACTGCTCCAGTTGGCCTCCATTCACTCTCTGACCTGGGCTACTGTCGACAAATTCACAGAGATCTGCTTTGCTCTAAATTACGCAAATATCTTCACTGCACACAGGACTAGAGTCATTCTTGCGATCATTTGGATATATTCGCTTTTGACCGCAGCTCTACCATTGCTAGGCTTTGGAAACTATGGCTACAGCAGCAGCAGTTTCCTCTGTGCTCCAAGTTTCAAACCTTCTACTACAGGCTTCAACATGCTCTTCATTGTGTTAGGCATCATTGCACCCATTCTGGCAATGTGCTCCATGTATGGATATATTGTGTTCGTAGCAAGGAACCAAGTACAGCGAGGAACTTTTGCGTGCAAtgagcagcactgcttttaCGTTCCTGCTAATAATTACTTCAAGAGTTCCATAGTTATGGTGACTACCATAG tgtgccTGCTTATTTGCTGGCTGCCATACATCACCATCTGCTTCTACGAGACCCTGACTGGGAGAGAGAGTCCTCACCCTGCCTCTGCCATTGCCACCTGGCTTGTGCTGTTTACCTCCGCACTCAACCCATGGATCATCTCCATGACGCAATC GAGATACAGAGCTGCCCTACAAAGGAGTGTGAAAAAAATCAGACAGATGTTGGCACGTACTCACAAGAACCCCCTTCCCAAGTGCCCAACTACGCAGACAAGCAGCAAGACTCACAGTTGCCAATCCTCAGCACCACAAATACACATTGAGCCTTTCCATGAGCCAACAGGGAGCTAA